From a region of the uncultured Desulfatiglans sp. genome:
- the livF gene encoding leucine/isoleucine/valine transporter subunit; ATP-binding component of ABC superfamily (Evidence 2a : Function from experimental evidences in other organisms; PubMedId : 14702302, 2195019; Product type t : transporter) codes for MLTVQDIDVFYGDLQVLWDVSFHVNEKEILVLIGANGAGKSTVIRTISSLLKPRKGGIRFGELRLDRLPPHQIIEHGIVHVPEGRRLFPEMSVEENLFMGSLCRRAKAQRHETVEHVYQLFPRLLERRRQMAGTLSGGEQQMLAIGRGLMGLPRLMMFDEPSLGLAPLLVQEILSMIGRINGEGVTVLLVEQNVTQTLRMCHRAYALENGRVVLEGTGEALLKNDHVREAYLGM; via the coding sequence ATGCTCACAGTGCAGGACATTGATGTTTTCTACGGTGATCTGCAGGTTCTGTGGGACGTCTCTTTCCACGTGAACGAAAAGGAGATCCTGGTTCTCATCGGCGCCAACGGGGCAGGTAAATCCACGGTTATCCGGACGATTTCGAGCCTCCTGAAACCCAGGAAAGGCGGGATCCGTTTCGGGGAATTGCGGCTCGATCGGCTGCCTCCCCATCAGATCATCGAGCACGGCATCGTCCACGTGCCGGAGGGCCGCCGTCTCTTCCCCGAGATGAGTGTGGAGGAAAACCTCTTCATGGGCTCGCTCTGCAGGAGGGCCAAGGCACAGCGGCATGAAACCGTCGAACATGTCTACCAGCTTTTTCCGCGCCTGTTGGAACGGCGCAGGCAGATGGCCGGAACCCTTTCGGGCGGGGAGCAGCAGATGCTCGCCATCGGCCGGGGGCTCATGGGGCTCCCCCGGCTGATGATGTTCGACGAACCGTCGCTGGGGCTTGCCCCCCTTCTGGTCCAGGAAATCCTCTCGATGATCGGCCGGATCAACGGGGAGGGTGTCACCGTCCTGCTGGTGGAGCAGAACGTCACGCAAACACTCAGGATGTGCCACAGGGCCTATGCACTCGAAAATGGGCGGGTGGTCCTGGAGGGGACGGGCGAGGCGCTCCTGAAAAATGACCATGTGCGGGAGGCTTATCTCGGTATGTGA
- the livG gene encoding leucine/isoleucine/valine transporter subunit; ATP-binding component of ABC superfamily (Evidence 2a : Function from experimental evidences in other organisms; PubMedId : 14702302, 2195019; Product type t : transporter), with amino-acid sequence MNFFEVKNLVKLFGGLAAVNDISFEVAEGEIFGLIGPNGSGKTTLFNLISHYHTPTNGRVLFQGRDITGLKTHRICRLGIGRTFQVVKPLKRMTVLDNVIAAAFSHARTKHEAREIALETLSFCNLIHRKDDLAKGLPIGERKRLEITRALATQPRLLLLDEAAAGLNPSELEGAIDLIRKIRDRGVTLIVVEHIMKLIMTISDRIHAINFGQTIAEGTPHEVAHHPAVIEAYLGEDYAHSAGH; translated from the coding sequence ATGAATTTCTTCGAGGTCAAAAATCTGGTCAAGCTCTTCGGGGGCCTGGCGGCGGTGAACGACATCAGCTTCGAGGTCGCCGAGGGGGAGATCTTCGGTTTGATTGGTCCAAACGGGTCCGGCAAGACGACGCTCTTCAATCTGATCAGCCATTACCATACCCCGACCAATGGAAGAGTCCTCTTCCAAGGTAGGGACATCACCGGCCTGAAGACCCATAGGATCTGCCGCCTCGGCATCGGGCGCACCTTCCAGGTCGTCAAGCCTCTCAAGCGGATGACCGTTCTGGACAACGTGATCGCCGCGGCCTTCTCTCATGCGCGGACGAAACACGAGGCGCGGGAAATCGCGCTCGAGACCCTCTCTTTTTGCAACCTGATCCACCGAAAGGACGACCTGGCGAAAGGACTGCCGATCGGCGAGCGGAAGCGTTTGGAGATTACCCGGGCGCTTGCCACGCAGCCCCGCCTCCTGCTGCTCGACGAGGCCGCCGCCGGGCTGAACCCCTCCGAGCTCGAAGGGGCGATCGACCTCATCCGCAAGATCAGGGACAGGGGGGTTACGCTCATTGTCGTCGAACACATCATGAAACTGATCATGACCATTTCGGACCGCATTCACGCCATCAATTTCGGACAGACCATCGCCGAAGGGACACCGCACGAGGTGGCGCATCACCCTGCCGTCATCGAGGCCTATCTGGGGGAGGACTATGCTCACAGTGCAGGACATTGA
- a CDS encoding Inner-membrane translocator → MKRFVPPLLLVLLIFFPLLVQDSYYQHLMILVLMWVAIGTGWNVIAGYTGQVSFGDAAFFGTGAYTAGLFVHKLGLSAWWAMGFGGIAAMAVAFPFGWICFRLRGAYFALASLALNEVMRHIATIWEPLTGGMVGLLIMQSFVSKIPYYYIALGMAVVSVLSVQFIMASKWGYYFVSIREDQDAAESLGIDTHFYKMCSLNIAAFLTGTAGALYMNYMGFIDPEVVFSLHDISIMAILVGIVGGVGTLYGPVVGAFVMVAVHEFFRTGFFGLFKGLAALTGSPAVETAAKFIMEAHVLGFGVLVVIVILILPNGIVGDWSRITGLFVWTRQRKMPG, encoded by the coding sequence ATGAAACGATTTGTGCCACCGCTATTGCTTGTCCTTCTGATCTTCTTCCCGCTCCTCGTCCAGGACAGTTACTACCAGCACCTGATGATCCTCGTGCTGATGTGGGTGGCCATCGGCACAGGATGGAACGTGATCGCCGGATATACGGGCCAGGTTTCCTTCGGTGATGCGGCCTTTTTCGGGACGGGCGCGTACACGGCGGGGCTCTTCGTGCACAAGCTGGGGCTTTCGGCCTGGTGGGCGATGGGCTTCGGAGGCATCGCCGCGATGGCGGTGGCCTTTCCGTTCGGCTGGATCTGTTTCCGCCTGCGAGGAGCCTACTTCGCCCTGGCTTCGCTTGCGTTGAACGAGGTCATGCGCCACATCGCGACGATCTGGGAGCCGCTGACGGGCGGCATGGTGGGTTTGCTCATCATGCAGAGCTTCGTTTCCAAGATTCCTTACTATTACATAGCGCTCGGGATGGCCGTGGTCTCGGTCTTAAGTGTCCAGTTTATCATGGCTTCGAAATGGGGTTATTATTTCGTCTCCATCCGCGAGGATCAGGACGCCGCCGAGAGCCTGGGGATCGATACGCACTTCTACAAGATGTGCTCATTGAACATCGCCGCGTTTCTCACCGGGACGGCTGGAGCCCTGTATATGAACTACATGGGGTTCATCGACCCGGAGGTGGTGTTTTCATTGCACGACATTTCGATCATGGCGATCCTGGTCGGAATCGTCGGCGGGGTTGGAACCCTGTACGGCCCGGTTGTGGGGGCCTTCGTCATGGTCGCTGTGCATGAGTTCTTCAGGACCGGATTCTTCGGCCTTTTTAAAGGCCTCGCTGCCCTCACCGGCTCCCCCGCCGTCGAAACCGCGGCAAAATTCATTATGGAGGCGCACGTGCTCGGTTTCGGGGTCCTGGTCGTGATCGTGATCCTGATCCTCCCGAACGGGATCGTAGGGGATTGGAGCCGGATCACAGGGCTTTTCGTATGGACGCGTCAAAGGAAGATGCCCGGATGA
- a CDS encoding Inner-membrane translocator — MDVFLQTLVAGILKGGLYGLIGMGMSLIMGVMGIINLAHGQLMMVAMYITFVCFTYLGLDPYAALLITMPALFLLGALIQRYALNPLMEVESLLPENQVLMTVGIGMVLTEIARFIFSSDYKSVQTAYSSSSFFVGGISFSVALTAAFFIALLFTGFMFWFLLKTDLGRAIRATAQDKDAALLMGVDAKRITILTFGIGSALVAAAGTLLMPIYYLFPDIGSPFTRKAFVITILGGLGSTVGAIFGGLTLGLAEAFGATYIGMAFDDMIGLLIFILVLLFLPSGFKRLTKI; from the coding sequence ATGGACGTTTTCCTGCAAACGCTGGTGGCGGGCATACTCAAAGGGGGGCTTTACGGTCTGATCGGGATGGGGATGTCGCTCATCATGGGCGTCATGGGGATCATCAACCTCGCCCATGGCCAACTCATGATGGTGGCCATGTATATCACCTTCGTCTGTTTCACCTATCTCGGCCTGGACCCCTACGCAGCCCTTCTCATTACCATGCCGGCCCTCTTCCTTCTTGGCGCCCTGATCCAAAGATACGCCTTGAACCCGCTCATGGAGGTCGAATCGCTCCTCCCGGAAAACCAGGTCCTGATGACGGTCGGGATCGGCATGGTCCTGACCGAGATCGCTCGATTCATCTTTTCCTCGGACTACAAATCGGTCCAGACCGCCTACAGCAGTTCGAGCTTCTTCGTCGGGGGGATCTCTTTCAGCGTGGCGCTTACCGCCGCCTTTTTCATCGCCCTCCTCTTTACAGGGTTCATGTTCTGGTTCCTTCTCAAGACCGATCTCGGGCGCGCCATCCGCGCCACCGCTCAAGACAAGGACGCCGCCCTCCTGATGGGGGTCGACGCCAAACGCATCACCATCCTCACCTTCGGCATCGGCTCGGCGCTTGTGGCTGCGGCCGGAACCCTCCTCATGCCCATTTACTACCTGTTTCCCGACATCGGCAGCCCTTTCACCCGGAAGGCCTTCGTCATCACCATCCTAGGCGGACTGGGTTCGACGGTCGGGGCAATTTTCGGTGGTTTGACTCTCGGGCTTGCGGAGGCCTTCGGCGCCACCTACATCGGTATGGCGTTCGATGACATGATCGGCCTCCTGATCTTCATCCTGGTGTTGCTGTTTCTGCCAAGCGGCTTCAAGCGCCTGACCAAGATCTGA